One genomic region from Mytilus trossulus isolate FHL-02 chromosome 9, PNRI_Mtr1.1.1.hap1, whole genome shotgun sequence encodes:
- the LOC134683423 gene encoding uncharacterized protein LOC134683423: MKYHFLGGYANSRVEDLIILLHVNVTMFYDNLDELAKISRLKNMGGQREDKSKLTAENMLKAELEQMVQWTSSTECTVPSQTAFGTIYNVDIVNVVCNCPAATTRGMCKHVHLAEFIASKRNIDLTVGRRSRGFVQIGKCISCLFDLI, translated from the exons ATGAAATACCATTTCCTTGGTGGGTATGCCAATAGCAGAGTAGAGGACTTAATAATCTTACTCCATGTAAATGTAACTATGTTTTATGA CAATCTAGATGAACTCGCAAAGATTAGTCGCTTGAAAAATATGGGAGGACAAAGGGAAGACAAAAGTAAATTGACAGCAGAGAATATGCTCAAGGCAGAACTTGAACAAATGGTGCAATGGACTTCATCCACAGAATGCACTGTTCCATCACAGACAGCATTTGGGACGATTTATAATGTAGACATTGTCAATGTAGTGTGCAATTGTCCAGCTGCAACAACAagag GGATGTGTAAGCATGTTCATTTAGCTGAATTCATTGCGTCTAAAAGGAACATCGACCTCACTGTAGGGCGCAGATCTAGAGGTTTTGTCCAGATTGGGAAATGTATCAGTTGTTTATTTGACCtcatttaa